The Populus trichocarpa isolate Nisqually-1 chromosome 11, P.trichocarpa_v4.1, whole genome shotgun sequence genome has a segment encoding these proteins:
- the LOC18102995 gene encoding cold-responsive protein kinase 1 isoform X2, whose product MGTLKSGTQVAVKTLSAQSNQGVQEFLNEIKTISKVKHPNLVELIGCCAQGSNRILVYEYVENNSLDRALLGSRSTDIKLDWGRRSAICLGIARGLDFLHKEVVPHIVHRDIKASNILLDKDFNPKIGDFGLAKLFPDNITHISTRIAGTTGYLAPEYALGGQLTMKADVYSFGVLILEIVSGRSSAKPSWGGTQKLLLEWAWQLHEEGKHLELVDPEMGEFPEEEVIRYIKVAFFCTQSAANRRPIMTQVVDMLSRQIQLNDKELTAPGFFQDSDSPSGGPSSMKGSYADSTCFQMSSVPVRITEVTPR is encoded by the exons ATG GGAACCCTCAAAAGTGGAACACAAGTTGCTGTGAAGACACTTTCTGCTCAATCAAATCAAGGCGTGCAGGAATTTTTGAATGAAATCAAAACTATATCAAAAGTTAAGCATCCAAATCTTGTTGAGTTGATAGGGTGCTGTGCTCAAGGATCTAATCGGATTCTAGTGTATGAATATGTAGAAAATAACAGCCTTGATCGTGCATTGTTAG GTTCAAGGAGTACAGATATTAAACTAGACTGGGGAAGAAGATCTGCTATTTGCTTGGGTATTGCTAGGGGTCTTGATTTCCTTCACAAAGAAGTGGTTCCACATATTGTGCATAGAGACATCAAAGCTAGCAATATACTCCTTGACAAAGACTTCAACCCAAAAATTGGAGACTTTGGGTTGGCTAAACTGTTCCCAGATAATATCACCCATATTAGCACAAGAATTGCTGGAACAAC TGGTTATTTGGCACCAGAATATGCATTGGGTGGTCAGTTAACAATGAAGGCTGATGTATACAGCTTTGGGGTCCTTATCCTTGAAATAGTTAGTGGCAGAAGTAGTGCAAAGCCAAGCTGGGGAGGGACGCAGAAGTTACTCTTAGAATGG GCGTGGCAGCTTCACGAAGAAGGGAAACACTTGGAACTTGTGGATCCAGAGATGGGAGAGTTTCCCGAGGAGGAAGTCATTAGGTACATAAAAGTAGCTTTTTTCTGCACCCAATCAGCGGCAAACCGAAGGCCAATCATGACCCAGGTAGTTGACATGCTCTCGAGGCAAATCCAGCTAAATGACAAGGAACTAACTGCTCCAGGTTTCTTCCAAGATTCAGACAGTCCCAGTGGGGGGCCTTCTTCCATGAAAGGATCTTATGCCGACTCTACTTGCTTCCAGATGAGCTCAGTTCCAGTTAGAATCACTGAGGTGACCCCCAGATGA
- the LOC18102994 gene encoding clathrin light chain 2 translates to MAAFDAFEDIQPSNHTPFDEVDDESYSNFSSYSTAAAAPGEFSGGGVSVDHVSASPDVFGFGSNADPGYPHQSPFGSVHVENGNGSNGYNGADDGFFVSDGPILPPPTEMEPEEGFALREWRRQNAMHLEEKEKREKDMRKQIIEEGEEYIRGFYEKRKLNIETNIATNREREKLYFANQEKFHKEADKQYWKAIAELIPREVPNIEKKRGKKDKDQDKMPSITVIQGPKPGKPTDLSRLRHLLVKLKHTPPPHMIPPPPPLKDAKDGKEGKDATAGATVSGTKGEAAPVAKEATANGSSNTPKEDVAAANAQPVAEPESTPAA, encoded by the exons ATGGCTGCCTTTGATGCATTTGAAGACATTCAACCTTCAAATCACACACCTTTCGATGAAGTAGACGATGAGAGCTACTCCAACTTCAGCTCTTACTCCACCGCCGCTGCCGCTCCCGGTGAGTTCTCCGGAGGAGGTGTGTCCGTCGATCACGTCAGTGCTTCTCCTGATGTGTTCGGGTTCGGATCTAATGCGGATCCCGGTTATCCTCATCAGAGTCCGTTCGGGTCGGTACATGTTGAGAACGGGAATGGTAGTAATGGATATAATGGAGCGGACGATGGCTTCTTTGTGAGTGATGGACCGATCCTTCCTCCGCCTACTGAAATGGAGCCTGAAGAGGGTTTCGCTCTTCGCGAGTGGCGTCG TCAAAATGCCATGCATCTTgaggaaaaagagaagagagagaaggacATGAGGAAACAGATAATTGAAGAAGGGGAGGAGTATATACGTGGTTTCTATGAGAAGAGGAAGCTCAATATTGAGACCAACATAGCGACTAACAGAGAAAGGGAGAAG TTGTACTTCGCCAATCAAGAGAAATTCCACAAAGAGGCAGACAAACAGTACTGGAAAGCAATAGCGGAGCTTATTCCTCGCGAGGTTCCTAATATTGAGAAGAAGAGAGGCAAGAAGGATAAGGATCAAGATAAGATGCCATCAATTACCGTAATCCAGGGCCCAAAGCCTGGAAAACCCACTGATCTTTCAAGGTTGCGCCATTTACTTGTTAAGCTGAAGCACACACCCCCACCACATATGATTCCACCCCCACCTCCTCTAAAAGATGCCAAAGATGGGAAGGAAGGAAAAGATGCAACAGCAGGTGCAACTGTGTCAGGAACAAAGGGGGAGGCTGCTCCAGTTGCCAAAGAAGCCACTGCAAATGGTTCCTCCAACACGCCCAAAGAAGATGTCGCTGCTGCCAATGCCCAGCCTGTCGCAGAACCAGAGTCAACACCAGCTGCCTAA
- the LOC18102995 gene encoding putative serine/threonine-protein kinase isoform X1, which produces MRCSCFGGPRVDRKKGPAAGTLHGINGDLLIQDINHLSYKELRSATDNFHTSNKIGRGGFGTVYKGTLKSGTQVAVKTLSAQSNQGVQEFLNEIKTISKVKHPNLVELIGCCAQGSNRILVYEYVENNSLDRALLGSRSTDIKLDWGRRSAICLGIARGLDFLHKEVVPHIVHRDIKASNILLDKDFNPKIGDFGLAKLFPDNITHISTRIAGTTGYLAPEYALGGQLTMKADVYSFGVLILEIVSGRSSAKPSWGGTQKLLLEWAWQLHEEGKHLELVDPEMGEFPEEEVIRYIKVAFFCTQSAANRRPIMTQVVDMLSRQIQLNDKELTAPGFFQDSDSPSGGPSSMKGSYADSTCFQMSSVPVRITEVTPR; this is translated from the exons ATGAGGTGTAGCTGTTTTGGAGGACCAAGGGTAGATAGAAAAAAAGGGCCTGCTGCTGGGACTCTTCATGGTATAAATG GTGATTTGCTTATTCAGGATATTAATCATTTGTCCTACAAGGAATTAAGATCAGCAACAGATAACTTCCATACAAGCAATAAGATAGGACGAGGAGGTTTTGGTACTGTCTACAAG GGAACCCTCAAAAGTGGAACACAAGTTGCTGTGAAGACACTTTCTGCTCAATCAAATCAAGGCGTGCAGGAATTTTTGAATGAAATCAAAACTATATCAAAAGTTAAGCATCCAAATCTTGTTGAGTTGATAGGGTGCTGTGCTCAAGGATCTAATCGGATTCTAGTGTATGAATATGTAGAAAATAACAGCCTTGATCGTGCATTGTTAG GTTCAAGGAGTACAGATATTAAACTAGACTGGGGAAGAAGATCTGCTATTTGCTTGGGTATTGCTAGGGGTCTTGATTTCCTTCACAAAGAAGTGGTTCCACATATTGTGCATAGAGACATCAAAGCTAGCAATATACTCCTTGACAAAGACTTCAACCCAAAAATTGGAGACTTTGGGTTGGCTAAACTGTTCCCAGATAATATCACCCATATTAGCACAAGAATTGCTGGAACAAC TGGTTATTTGGCACCAGAATATGCATTGGGTGGTCAGTTAACAATGAAGGCTGATGTATACAGCTTTGGGGTCCTTATCCTTGAAATAGTTAGTGGCAGAAGTAGTGCAAAGCCAAGCTGGGGAGGGACGCAGAAGTTACTCTTAGAATGG GCGTGGCAGCTTCACGAAGAAGGGAAACACTTGGAACTTGTGGATCCAGAGATGGGAGAGTTTCCCGAGGAGGAAGTCATTAGGTACATAAAAGTAGCTTTTTTCTGCACCCAATCAGCGGCAAACCGAAGGCCAATCATGACCCAGGTAGTTGACATGCTCTCGAGGCAAATCCAGCTAAATGACAAGGAACTAACTGCTCCAGGTTTCTTCCAAGATTCAGACAGTCCCAGTGGGGGGCCTTCTTCCATGAAAGGATCTTATGCCGACTCTACTTGCTTCCAGATGAGCTCAGTTCCAGTTAGAATCACTGAGGTGACCCCCAGATGA